From the genome of Spinacia oleracea cultivar Varoflay chromosome 2, BTI_SOV_V1, whole genome shotgun sequence, one region includes:
- the LOC110800960 gene encoding uncharacterized protein: MARKENVESLDILLRDLCDENAIFGGKLVVVGGDFHQVLPVLPCKTQREVVAASLVSSVLWPRFIRFNLTENVQAREDPYFSAFFLYLGNGELQTGENDLVQLPMQIVHPSEDTSDPIAELTAIAFPERDVRRSAPGNFTTTAILTPLNKDVDDINATMIDKFPGESVMYKSFDTVLDDNSAIYPPGFIYTLCPGGMSPHKLVLKKNSVRSSASQYPTFVWPVQWDTYDMQELLPESD, translated from the coding sequence ATGGCAAGGAAAGAAAATGTTGAGTCCCTAGACATTCTTCTCCGAGACTTGTGTGATGAGAATGCCATTTTTGGTGGCAAGCTTGTGGTTGTTGGTGGCGACTTCCATCAGGTCCTGCCCGTCCTACCCTGCAAAACACAGAGAGAAGTTGTTGCTGCTAGCTTAGTGAGTTCTGTTCTTTGGCCTCGGTTCATAAGGTTCAACCTCACTGAAAATGTCCAGGCAAGAGAAGATCCCTACTTTTCTGCGTTTTTTCTTTATCTTGGAAATGGTGAGCTGCAAACCGGCGAGAATGACCTTGTGCAATTGCCAATGCAGATAGTACACCCATCTGAGGACACTTCTGATCCTATTGCCGAACTTACTGCAATTGCATTCCCCGAGAGAGATGTTCGCAGATCCGCCCCAGGAAATTTCACAACAACGGCTATACTGACCCCCCTGAATAAAGATGTTGACGATATCAATGCTACCATGATAGACAAATTCCCTGGAGAATCTGTTATGTACAAGAGTTTTGATACAGTTCTCGATGATAATAGCGCGATCTATCCTCCTGGATTTATATACACCCTCTGCCCAGGCGGAATGAGCCCACACAAGCTCGTCTTGAAGAAAAATAGTGTACGTTCTTCTGCTTCGCAATATCCTACCTTCGTCTGGCCTGTGCAATGGGACACGTATGATATGCAAGAACTTCTACCCGAATCTGATTGA